From Candidatus Methylopumilus planktonicus, a single genomic window includes:
- a CDS encoding TatD family hydrolase, whose amino-acid sequence MTSFVDSHCHINFPELYQNIDAIFSKMSSNKVTHALCVSVTLDKFPDIYKMANTYPHIFASVGVHPDYENIQEPTIEELCHFAKEKKVVAIGETGLDYFRVQGDLTWQRDRFRTHIKAAVQSNLPLIIHTRNAAEDTLKIMREEGADKVGGVMHCFTESLDVALEAIKLNFYISFSGIVTFKNATELKEVVKSIPLDRILIETDSPYLAPVPYRGKMNDPSNVIYVAEEIAKLKNISVEEVGQVTTNNFFRLFSKCSPSN is encoded by the coding sequence ATGACAAGTTTTGTAGACTCTCACTGCCATATTAATTTTCCAGAGCTCTATCAAAATATAGATGCTATTTTTTCTAAAATGTCATCAAATAAGGTCACACATGCCTTATGTGTGAGTGTCACCTTAGATAAATTTCCAGATATTTATAAGATGGCAAATACATACCCACATATTTTTGCCTCTGTGGGTGTGCACCCCGATTACGAGAATATTCAAGAGCCTACTATTGAAGAGTTATGCCATTTTGCCAAAGAAAAAAAAGTGGTAGCTATTGGTGAAACTGGATTAGATTATTTTAGGGTTCAAGGTGACCTTACTTGGCAAAGAGATCGTTTTAGAACGCACATCAAAGCAGCCGTTCAATCAAATCTACCCCTTATTATTCACACACGAAACGCGGCAGAAGATACCTTAAAAATTATGCGAGAAGAGGGTGCTGATAAAGTAGGGGGTGTGATGCACTGCTTCACCGAGTCTCTTGATGTGGCTTTAGAAGCCATTAAGCTAAATTTTTATATTTCATTTTCAGGTATTGTGACATTCAAAAATGCGACCGAACTTAAGGAGGTTGTGAAATCCATTCCTCTTGATCGCATCCTTATCGAGACTGATTCGCCTTATCTAGCACCTGTGCCTTATCGAGGAAAAATGAATGATCCATCTAATGTTATTTATGTGGCAGAAGAAATAGCCAAATTAAAAAATATTTCAGTAGAAGAGGTAGGTCAAGTCACTACAAATAATTTCTTCAGGCTTTTTTCAAAATGCAGCCCATCGAATTAA
- a CDS encoding YceD family protein, protein MEQHIDNIDFSRKSREIRDIIRLSDFKRLQDLCLNLEDSITFVLRGFENKHREACLELSIEGKLDLICQRCSEKLEHTIFLKSGFLIKEKTQLTDFQVDDHADYDLIEGSAKMDVLSLIEDEILLSMPGAPKHENDKCRYKKTDGVLDHTHPFADLKQKLYKN, encoded by the coding sequence ATGGAACAGCATATAGACAATATTGATTTTTCAAGAAAATCGAGAGAAATTCGTGATATAATTCGCCTCTCTGATTTTAAGCGATTGCAAGATTTATGCTTAAATCTCGAAGACTCGATTACTTTTGTTTTAAGAGGCTTTGAAAATAAACATAGAGAAGCTTGTTTAGAGCTATCCATTGAAGGTAAATTAGATTTAATTTGCCAAAGATGTTCAGAAAAATTAGAGCATACGATTTTTTTAAAATCAGGATTTTTAATTAAAGAAAAAACGCAGTTAACTGATTTTCAAGTTGACGATCATGCGGATTACGACTTAATTGAAGGCAGTGCAAAGATGGATGTTTTAAGTCTTATTGAAGACGAAATCTTACTTTCCATGCCTGGTGCGCCAAAACATGAAAATGATAAGTGTCGCTATAAAAAAACTGATGGCGTGTTAGATCACACTCATCCGTTTGCTGATTTAAAACAAAAATTATATAAAAATTAA
- the fabG gene encoding 3-oxoacyl-ACP reductase FabG, with product MFINLENQVALVTGASRGIGQSIALSLGKQKAYVIGTATTEDGAQKISTFLKEQNILGKGIKLDVNNNEAILQTVDGIIKEHGDISILVNNAGITKDMLLMRMKEEEWDDVMSTNLKSIFRMSQALIRSMMKSRYGRIINITSVVGHMGNAGQTNYAAAKAGVTGFTKSLAKEIGSRGITVNCVAPGFIDTDMTKGLSEEHKKQLLDHVPLGRLGSPEDIGAAVCFLASKEASYITGETLHVNGGMLMI from the coding sequence ATGTTTATTAATCTTGAAAATCAAGTTGCACTTGTTACAGGCGCTAGCCGAGGTATCGGGCAATCAATTGCTTTAAGTTTAGGAAAACAAAAAGCCTACGTGATTGGCACAGCAACAACAGAAGATGGCGCTCAAAAAATTTCAACATTCCTTAAAGAGCAAAATATTTTAGGTAAGGGTATTAAATTAGATGTAAATAATAATGAAGCTATCTTACAAACGGTAGATGGCATTATTAAAGAGCATGGGGATATTTCAATTCTTGTGAATAACGCCGGCATTACGAAAGACATGTTACTCATGCGCATGAAAGAAGAAGAATGGGATGATGTCATGTCAACTAATTTAAAATCTATTTTCCGTATGAGTCAGGCCCTTATTCGCAGCATGATGAAAAGTCGCTACGGTAGAATTATTAATATCACTTCTGTAGTAGGTCATATGGGTAATGCAGGTCAAACAAATTATGCTGCCGCAAAAGCTGGTGTGACTGGATTCACAAAATCCTTAGCTAAAGAAATTGGTAGTCGAGGTATAACTGTTAATTGTGTTGCGCCTGGTTTTATCGATACAGATATGACAAAAGGATTGTCTGAAGAACATAAAAAGCAACTTCTCGATCATGTGCCATTGGGACGGCTTGGAAGTCCTGAGGATATTGGCGCTGCGGTATGCTTTTTAGCTTCAAAAGAAGCGTCTTATATTACAGGTGAGACACTTCATGTCAATGGTGGAATGCTAATGATTTAA
- the pabC gene encoding aminodeoxychorismate lyase, whose translation MSKQFLINGKCKNISPFDRAFQYGDGIFRTFVVENKKPRHWKYHYKKIVEDCLAIKITPPKEKELLSDIHFLFKTNKKAVGKIIISRGISERGYKFNKDILHNRFLIKTKMPSYPKASFKSGVNLFVCKHKLNLSILSGVKHLNRLENIVARQEWSSNQYADGILLDHDGHVIECISSNIFMRVGKIIYTPKISHVGIKGVTRELFILVSDQLGFKVKEVTFNLNKLLEADEVLITNSLFGVLQVKKIKNRSWPHQESASLFNQLLENLNT comes from the coding sequence TTGTCAAAACAATTTCTCATTAACGGTAAATGTAAGAATATAAGTCCCTTTGATCGTGCGTTTCAATATGGCGATGGTATTTTTAGAACTTTCGTAGTTGAGAACAAAAAACCTCGCCACTGGAAATATCACTATAAAAAAATAGTTGAAGATTGTCTTGCGATTAAAATTACACCCCCAAAAGAAAAAGAATTACTTTCGGATATTCATTTTTTATTTAAAACTAATAAAAAAGCAGTAGGGAAAATTATTATCTCGAGAGGCATTAGTGAGCGAGGTTATAAATTCAATAAGGACATCCTACACAACCGTTTTCTAATTAAAACTAAAATGCCAAGCTACCCAAAGGCAAGTTTTAAGTCTGGCGTCAATCTCTTCGTCTGCAAGCATAAACTTAATCTCTCTATTCTTTCTGGTGTTAAACATCTAAATAGATTAGAGAATATTGTGGCAAGGCAGGAGTGGTCTAGTAATCAGTATGCCGATGGTATTCTCCTTGATCACGATGGGCATGTCATTGAATGTATTTCAAGCAATATCTTTATGCGCGTCGGTAAAATTATTTATACCCCAAAAATTAGCCATGTTGGCATCAAGGGTGTCACAAGAGAATTATTCATTCTAGTTTCAGATCAGTTAGGTTTTAAAGTAAAAGAAGTTACATTTAATTTAAATAAACTTTTAGAGGCTGACGAGGTCCTTATAACAAATAGCTTGTTTGGTGTCTTGCAGGTTAAAAAAATTAAAAATAGATCTTGGCCACATCAAGAATCAGCCTCACTATTTAATCAATTACTCGAGAATTTAAATACATGA
- the tmk gene encoding dTMP kinase — MKGKFITFEGVDGAGKSTHIDEVISFLESQNISVKRTREPGGTKLGEKLRELLLHDEMDPETETLLMFAARRQHIAEIIKPNLDEGIFVVSDRFTDATYAYQYGGKQVAYSKIQTLEAWVHPDLKADLTLLFDLPVEISIDRLKKNRTPDKFEKESEAFFNRLRNVYLDLARQHPNRYKIINANQPIETVSHDVIEAIKTIL, encoded by the coding sequence ATTAAAGGTAAATTTATTACGTTTGAAGGTGTAGATGGTGCAGGAAAAAGCACACATATTGATGAAGTTATCTCCTTCCTTGAGTCGCAAAATATTTCAGTAAAAAGAACAAGAGAGCCTGGCGGGACAAAACTTGGAGAAAAGTTGAGAGAATTGCTTCTTCATGATGAAATGGATCCAGAAACAGAAACACTTCTTATGTTCGCAGCTAGAAGACAACATATCGCAGAAATTATCAAACCAAATCTTGATGAAGGTATATTTGTAGTGTCTGATCGATTTACTGATGCAACTTATGCGTATCAATATGGTGGAAAACAAGTGGCGTACTCTAAAATTCAAACACTAGAAGCATGGGTTCATCCTGACCTTAAGGCTGACCTTACATTGCTATTTGATTTGCCTGTTGAAATAAGTATTGATCGCTTAAAAAAGAATAGAACACCTGATAAATTTGAAAAGGAAAGTGAAGCTTTTTTTAATCGACTTAGAAATGTTTACTTAGACCTTGCAAGACAGCATCCTAATCGCTATAAAATTATTAATGCTAATCAACCTATTGAAACCGTCTCTCACGATGTCATTGAGGCAATAAAAACTATCTTATGA
- a CDS encoding beta-ketoacyl-ACP synthase III, with the protein MIYSKITGTGSYLPEKILSNLDLEKMFETTDEWITTRTGIKERHIVSAHQYTSDLAVEASKQAIEASGIEPNKIDLIIVATTTPDKIFPSTACIVQTKLGLSLCPAFDLQAVCSGFVYALSVADNFIKTGAAKCVLVIGADTMSRITDYSDRSNAILWGDGGGAVILEASDQPGILSTHIHADGSYEKLLHVPSGVSHQKGKSTIEMQGNQVFKIAVNTLDSIVDETLEMNQLDKSDIDWLVPHQANIRILEATAKKLNMSMDRVIVTIDRHGNTSAASIPLALDTAIRERKIKRGETLLMEAFGGGFTWGSALIKY; encoded by the coding sequence ATGATTTATTCAAAAATCACAGGGACAGGAAGTTACCTACCCGAAAAAATACTAAGTAATCTTGATCTTGAAAAAATGTTTGAGACGACGGACGAATGGATTACAACAAGAACAGGTATTAAAGAAAGACACATTGTATCAGCGCATCAATATACAAGCGATTTGGCGGTAGAGGCATCTAAACAAGCAATTGAAGCTTCTGGTATTGAGCCAAATAAAATTGACCTCATTATTGTCGCGACAACTACCCCTGATAAAATATTTCCAAGTACAGCTTGCATCGTTCAGACCAAGCTTGGTTTGTCTTTATGTCCAGCATTTGATTTACAAGCGGTATGTAGTGGTTTTGTATATGCACTATCTGTTGCAGACAATTTCATTAAAACAGGTGCAGCAAAATGTGTGTTAGTGATTGGTGCTGACACCATGTCTCGCATTACAGACTATTCAGATCGAAGCAACGCTATTCTTTGGGGTGACGGTGGGGGTGCTGTTATTCTAGAAGCATCAGATCAGCCAGGTATCTTATCTACCCACATTCATGCAGATGGTTCATATGAAAAATTACTACATGTACCCAGTGGCGTATCACATCAAAAGGGCAAATCCACTATTGAAATGCAAGGTAACCAAGTATTTAAAATAGCAGTGAATACGTTAGATTCAATTGTGGATGAAACGCTTGAAATGAATCAATTAGATAAATCAGATATTGATTGGCTTGTTCCCCACCAAGCCAATATTAGAATTTTAGAAGCAACTGCTAAGAAATTAAATATGAGTATGGATCGTGTCATTGTTACTATCGACAGGCATGGCAATACTTCAGCTGCTTCAATACCCTTGGCTCTTGATACAGCGATTCGTGAGCGTAAAATAAAAAGAGGGGAAACGCTGTTGATGGAAGCTTTTGGCGGCGGATTCACCTGGGGATCTGCTTTAATTAAGTATTAA
- the acpP gene encoding acyl carrier protein: MSDIEQRVKKIVAEQLGTKEADVKNTSSFVDDLGADSLDTVELVMALEEEFDCEIPDEEAEKITTVQQAVDYINKNLK, from the coding sequence ATGTCTGACATCGAACAACGTGTAAAAAAAATTGTTGCAGAACAACTTGGCACTAAAGAAGCTGATGTAAAAAATACATCATCATTTGTAGATGATTTAGGTGCTGATTCACTTGATACAGTTGAGCTCGTAATGGCTTTAGAAGAAGAGTTTGATTGTGAAATTCCTGACGAAGAAGCTGAAAAGATTACCACTGTTCAGCAAGCTGTTGATTACATCAACAAAAATCTAAAATAA
- the rpmF gene encoding 50S ribosomal protein L32 yields MAVQQNKKSPSKRGMHRSHDFLSNPPLAVEPTTGEVHLRHHVSPTGYYRGKKVIQNKSE; encoded by the coding sequence ATGGCTGTTCAGCAGAATAAAAAATCACCATCAAAACGTGGAATGCATCGTTCTCACGATTTTTTATCTAATCCACCACTTGCTGTAGAACCAACTACTGGCGAAGTTCATTTACGTCATCACGTAAGCCCTACAGGCTACTATAGAGGCAAAAAAGTTATTCAGAATAAATCAGAATAA
- the fabF gene encoding beta-ketoacyl-ACP synthase II, with amino-acid sequence MSKRRVVVTGLGLITPVGIGVAESWTNIINGQSGIGKITKFDCSSFPSQVAGEVKNFDPLAYIPPKDARRMDTFIQFGIAAGIEAFKDSGIEVNDSNSERIGVSVGSGIGGINLIEATGEVFDEGGVRKVSPFFIPGTIINMISGNLSIMLNLKGPNVSIVTACTTGTHSIGDAARMIEYGDADVMLAGGSESAITELSVAGFSSAKALSSRNDDPKTASRPWDKDRDGFVIGEGAGVMVLEEYEHAKQRGAKIYAELSGYGMSADAYHITAPNMDGPRRSIMNALKNAHVNTDNVQYINAHGTSTPLGDLNETNAIKASFGNYAKNLVVNSTKSMTGHLLGGAGGIESVFTVLAIHNQISPPTINIFNQDPECDLDYCANEARSMKIEVALKNNFGFGGTNGSLVFKRI; translated from the coding sequence ATGTCGAAGAGAAGAGTTGTAGTCACCGGTTTAGGTTTGATTACTCCTGTTGGTATAGGGGTAGCAGAATCTTGGACTAATATCATTAATGGTCAATCGGGCATAGGTAAAATTACCAAGTTTGACTGCTCATCGTTTCCTTCGCAAGTTGCAGGTGAGGTCAAAAATTTCGACCCGCTTGCGTACATTCCTCCTAAAGATGCAAGACGTATGGATACCTTTATTCAATTCGGTATCGCAGCAGGCATAGAAGCATTTAAAGATTCTGGGATTGAAGTTAATGACAGCAATAGTGAGCGCATTGGCGTTTCAGTTGGGTCTGGTATTGGGGGCATTAATTTGATTGAAGCTACCGGTGAAGTGTTTGATGAAGGCGGTGTCCGAAAGGTGTCGCCATTTTTTATTCCAGGCACGATTATCAATATGATCTCCGGTAATCTTTCTATTATGCTTAATTTAAAAGGCCCTAATGTATCTATTGTGACTGCATGTACAACAGGAACTCATTCGATAGGTGATGCAGCACGCATGATTGAATATGGCGACGCAGATGTGATGTTGGCTGGTGGTTCAGAGTCTGCTATTACCGAACTATCAGTTGCTGGATTTTCTTCAGCTAAAGCACTCTCATCTCGCAATGATGATCCAAAAACAGCAAGTCGTCCATGGGACAAGGATCGCGATGGTTTTGTTATTGGCGAAGGCGCGGGAGTAATGGTGCTAGAGGAATATGAGCATGCAAAACAAAGAGGCGCTAAAATTTACGCAGAGCTTTCAGGCTATGGCATGAGTGCTGATGCGTATCATATTACCGCACCCAATATGGACGGACCAAGACGCTCTATTATGAATGCATTGAAAAATGCACATGTGAATACAGATAATGTGCAATACATTAATGCACATGGCACTTCGACACCTCTTGGCGACCTGAACGAAACTAATGCTATTAAAGCTTCATTTGGAAATTACGCAAAAAACCTTGTTGTCAATTCTACAAAGTCAATGACAGGCCATTTATTAGGCGGGGCAGGCGGTATTGAATCTGTATTCACTGTGCTAGCTATTCACAATCAGATTTCGCCACCCACTATTAATATTTTTAACCAAGATCCTGAATGTGATCTTGATTATTGCGCCAATGAAGCAAGATCAATGAAAATTGAGGTTGCACTCAAAAATAACTTCGGCTTTGGCGGCACTAACGGAAGCCTTGTATTTAAAAGGATATAG
- the holB gene encoding DNA polymerase III subunit delta' — protein MMDSIYPWFKDAWIAIHKNEKLPHALIFKGKEGIGKYDFAITFAKSYLCQNALSNHLPCEACSSCKWFPDSHPDFKHIAPIESDDDESSKRKTVRKKNIAIHQIRELSEYLELSAHQEKGRRIVLIEPADSLNQAASNALLKILEEPPENTLFILVTSQTQKLIATIRSRCQLLELRGPSFDEAKLFLDRQEIVHEESLLSFTGGSPFNAIKELENQSERDVITQLLSQGHKIDFTKINYAILTQGLDWTLNIVQKWIFDLLLSFHTQQSHYFKGQEAQIFSQTKQLNLNTLLLFASELNELKKIASHPVNQELQLQNIFVKYKQIFEPS, from the coding sequence ATGATGGATTCCATTTACCCATGGTTTAAAGATGCTTGGATTGCCATTCATAAGAATGAAAAATTACCTCATGCTTTAATTTTTAAGGGCAAGGAAGGGATCGGAAAGTATGATTTTGCGATCACATTTGCAAAGTCTTATTTGTGTCAAAACGCGCTCTCCAATCATTTGCCTTGTGAGGCATGCTCAAGCTGCAAATGGTTTCCAGATTCACATCCAGACTTTAAACATATTGCGCCTATCGAAAGCGATGATGATGAGTCTTCAAAAAGAAAAACTGTTCGCAAAAAAAATATTGCTATTCATCAAATTCGTGAGCTTTCAGAATATCTGGAGCTTTCAGCTCACCAAGAAAAAGGGAGGCGCATTGTCCTAATTGAACCAGCAGATTCACTTAATCAGGCTGCATCAAATGCGCTCCTTAAAATTTTGGAAGAGCCACCAGAAAATACTCTGTTTATTCTCGTAACGAGCCAAACACAAAAGTTAATTGCTACTATTCGAAGTCGATGCCAATTGCTAGAACTTCGAGGTCCCTCATTTGATGAGGCTAAACTATTTTTAGATAGACAAGAAATAGTTCATGAAGAAAGTTTGCTCTCATTTACAGGTGGTTCACCATTTAACGCTATTAAAGAATTAGAAAATCAATCAGAGAGAGATGTTATTACACAGCTCCTATCCCAGGGTCATAAAATTGATTTCACCAAAATTAATTATGCGATTCTGACCCAAGGGCTGGATTGGACACTAAATATAGTTCAAAAATGGATTTTTGATTTATTGCTTAGTTTTCATACGCAGCAAAGCCACTATTTTAAAGGGCAAGAAGCGCAGATCTTCTCGCAAACAAAGCAGCTTAATTTAAATACTTTGCTCTTATTTGCTAGCGAATTAAATGAATTAAAAAAGATTGCATCACACCCTGTAAATCAAGAACTACAATTGCAAAATATTTTTGTTAAATATAAACAAATTTTTGAGCCATCATGA
- the fabD gene encoding ACP S-malonyltransferase, which produces MTNFSFIFPGQGSQAVGMMADFNDHSLIRSTFNEASQILNVDFWKMATEPNEEIHQTIHTQPILLTAGIATWRVWQSKTDRLPNYLAGHSLGEYTALVASNAMEFKDALMLVKYRAEIMQKAVPEGVGAMAAILGMPDSDVMDTCMEARENEVVEAVNFNSPGQVVIAGNILAVARAIEIAKTKGAKRAILLPVSVPSHCSLMQKASEELKEYLTNITIKKPNIPVIHNVDVMEHHDANEIKGALSKQLCHPVRWVDTIEKIALNKISDIAECGPGKVLTGLTKRISAELKGAALINEGAIDEFKALIQ; this is translated from the coding sequence ATGACTAATTTTTCTTTTATTTTTCCTGGGCAAGGCTCTCAGGCTGTCGGCATGATGGCAGATTTTAATGACCACTCATTGATTAGATCAACCTTCAATGAAGCGTCTCAAATTCTTAATGTTGATTTTTGGAAAATGGCCACTGAGCCTAATGAAGAAATACATCAAACAATTCATACGCAACCTATACTTCTTACAGCAGGCATAGCGACATGGCGTGTCTGGCAATCTAAAACAGATCGCCTCCCAAATTATCTAGCAGGGCACAGTTTGGGCGAATATACCGCTCTTGTTGCCTCAAATGCGATGGAATTTAAGGATGCTTTAATGCTTGTTAAATATAGAGCAGAAATCATGCAAAAAGCTGTTCCGGAAGGTGTGGGGGCTATGGCTGCTATTCTAGGTATGCCTGACTCGGATGTTATGGATACATGCATGGAAGCTCGAGAAAATGAAGTGGTCGAAGCAGTCAATTTTAACTCACCAGGGCAGGTCGTGATTGCTGGTAATATTTTAGCAGTAGCGCGGGCTATTGAAATAGCAAAAACAAAAGGTGCTAAGCGAGCTATTCTCCTTCCCGTGAGCGTTCCTTCTCACTGCTCTCTTATGCAGAAAGCTTCTGAAGAATTAAAAGAATATTTAACCAATATTACAATTAAAAAGCCAAATATTCCTGTCATTCATAATGTGGATGTGATGGAACATCATGATGCAAACGAAATTAAAGGCGCACTTTCAAAACAACTCTGTCATCCAGTAAGATGGGTTGATACTATAGAAAAAATAGCGTTGAATAAAATTAGTGATATAGCAGAATGTGGCCCAGGTAAGGTGCTTACAGGTCTTACCAAGCGTATTTCGGCTGAATTAAAAGGCGCTGCTCTTATCAATGAAGGTGCTATAGATGAATTTAAAGCACTAATACAGTAA
- the mltG gene encoding endolytic transglycosylase MltG, with the protein MKKWLIRLMIIFIPLLAWIIHFLATPLHINKSDLAIEIEPGSSLKAIAFQLVDEKILNEPWRFILLSKALGQSTKLRPGNYNLNPNITPYQLLKSFVEGRATEGSITFIEGQDFNSMLDKIKANDNIKKTMKSYDTKAIASAIGIPYESVEGQFFPDTYYFSRNTSDIEILKRAYKAMQKKLNYEWARRAEEVPYKNSYEALTMASIIEKETGKSIEANLISGVFIHRLSIKMKLQSDPTVIYGLGKKFTGDLTKKDLLTDTPYNTYTREGLPPAPITMPGLISIRAALHPTKTEALYFVGKGDGTHYFSANLSEHNSAVRKYQIK; encoded by the coding sequence ATGAAAAAATGGCTTATTCGATTAATGATTATTTTCATACCTTTATTGGCCTGGATTATTCATTTTTTGGCAACACCGCTTCATATCAATAAGTCAGATTTAGCCATAGAAATTGAACCTGGGAGCAGTCTTAAAGCGATAGCCTTTCAACTCGTTGATGAAAAAATACTTAATGAGCCATGGCGGTTTATTCTACTTTCTAAAGCTTTGGGTCAATCTACAAAGCTAAGGCCGGGTAATTACAATCTTAATCCAAATATTACTCCTTACCAGTTGCTAAAATCATTTGTAGAGGGGAGAGCAACAGAAGGATCAATTACGTTTATTGAAGGACAAGACTTTAATTCGATGTTAGATAAAATAAAAGCTAACGATAATATTAAAAAAACAATGAAGTCTTATGATACAAAAGCTATTGCTTCTGCGATTGGTATTCCATACGAATCGGTTGAAGGGCAATTCTTTCCTGATACTTATTATTTTAGTAGAAATACTTCAGACATTGAGATTTTAAAAAGAGCTTATAAAGCCATGCAAAAAAAATTGAATTATGAATGGGCCCGTCGAGCAGAAGAGGTTCCCTATAAAAATAGCTATGAAGCTCTGACGATGGCATCTATTATTGAAAAAGAAACGGGAAAATCTATAGAGGCCAATCTTATTTCAGGCGTATTTATTCATCGATTAAGTATCAAGATGAAGCTTCAAAGCGACCCCACGGTCATTTATGGACTTGGTAAGAAATTTACTGGGGATCTTACAAAAAAAGATTTACTTACCGACACGCCCTATAATACATATACAAGAGAAGGATTACCTCCAGCCCCTATTACTATGCCAGGTTTAATTTCTATTCGAGCCGCACTGCATCCTACCAAAACAGAAGCACTTTATTTTGTAGGGAAGGGTGATGGTACCCATTATTTCTCTGCCAATTTAAGTGAACATAATAGCGCTGTTAGAAAGTATCAAATCAAATGA
- the plsX gene encoding phosphate acyltransferase PlsX, whose translation MTITLAVDAMGGDHGPSVTIPASINALSKYDRLHIILVGDKELIQTELQKNKYTNTRLSIQHASEVVEMDESPQSALKNKKDSSMRVAINLIKEEKAQACVSAGNTGALMATARYVLKMLPGIDRPAIASSLPSQKGTTYMLDLGANTDCTAENLLQFAVMGAMLVSSVTGNPKPSIGLLNIGSEDIKGNEVVKQAGELLRRSHLNFYGNVEGNDIFKGTTDVVVCDGFVGNVALKSAEGIAQLMGRFLTQEFKRNWITKSMAFVSLLVLNRFKKRLDPRRYNGASFLGLKGIVIKSHGGADSYSFFYAIRTAIEESKNNVLENIQKQLELEVPLNISSSENI comes from the coding sequence ATGACAATTACCCTAGCAGTTGACGCAATGGGCGGCGATCACGGTCCCTCGGTCACTATCCCAGCCTCCATAAATGCGCTATCAAAATACGATCGACTTCATATTATTTTAGTTGGCGATAAAGAGCTTATTCAAACAGAGCTCCAAAAAAATAAATACACCAATACCCGTTTATCTATTCAGCATGCAAGTGAAGTGGTTGAAATGGATGAATCCCCTCAAAGTGCTTTAAAAAATAAAAAAGATTCTTCCATGCGTGTTGCCATTAATTTAATTAAGGAAGAAAAGGCCCAGGCTTGCGTAAGCGCTGGGAATACGGGCGCCCTTATGGCTACTGCCCGTTACGTATTAAAAATGTTACCAGGCATTGATAGGCCAGCCATTGCATCAAGTTTACCCAGTCAAAAAGGCACCACTTACATGCTGGACTTAGGAGCCAATACTGACTGTACGGCTGAGAATTTATTACAATTTGCGGTGATGGGTGCCATGCTTGTAAGTTCTGTGACCGGTAACCCAAAGCCTTCCATAGGACTTCTTAATATTGGCTCAGAGGATATTAAAGGTAATGAGGTTGTAAAACAGGCGGGTGAATTACTACGCCGAAGCCACCTTAATTTTTATGGTAATGTTGAAGGTAATGATATTTTTAAAGGCACAACCGATGTGGTTGTGTGTGATGGATTTGTCGGTAATGTTGCATTAAAATCTGCTGAAGGTATTGCACAGCTTATGGGTCGATTTTTAACACAAGAATTTAAACGTAATTGGATTACAAAATCCATGGCATTTGTTTCCTTACTTGTACTTAATCGATTTAAAAAAAGACTTGATCCTAGAAGATACAATGGCGCTAGCTTTTTAGGTCTTAAAGGTATTGTAATTAAAAGCCATGGCGGTGCTGATAGTTATTCTTTTTTCTATGCTATTCGAACAGCCATTGAAGAGTCAAAAAATAATGTATTAGAGAACATACAAAAACAACTTGAATTAGAAGTGCCCTTAAATATTTCATCATCTGAAAATATATGA